In Bythopirellula goksoeyrii, a single window of DNA contains:
- a CDS encoding peptidoglycan-binding domain-containing protein produces the protein MGQRIAALFLVGFIHSFAGLCEAVDFEFYGRTGNGIELDFSSRLGVPGGASFSGLSLSGFGGHTVLTSSDLNQGNFASDGQLWVFANPARNTPGLGDTNPAARGFQGALTGSVLVNGEQKTFSVVVQPGYTGAGPGSVGQSLESLNKPGNNPLFVAQQQQRLRYLGFVREGGAPIAVDGDFGPNTNAALRTFQAAFVAGINTTQSSVDGIVGPNTAGWLNAANAPTWEELIDPDPQVPGTFSVNNMIGDFDILPSRDPGTNQRTGLTPQIERFGTSWAHTLWKAGSASAKTETGITQLMNAMSTADGYGSASAHSTHRVGMDIDMHVDVSTWNFGNGVTSTAEQNVIDIAVEYIDSGASGGSQSGRVIRIISSNQDILDGINSQRPSTATWFDSSGAHQNHLHLDVGSPTRIAGLADRPGDFNFDDQVDGRDFLVWQRGGSSSPHSGSDLALWQGHYNASLTASVVTVPEPGSGMMLVGLWMLAAIGWWRKRNSLCCAGAPHRG, from the coding sequence ATGGGGCAGAGAATCGCCGCACTTTTTTTGGTTGGTTTCATTCATTCGTTCGCGGGACTCTGTGAGGCCGTGGACTTTGAGTTTTACGGTCGCACGGGCAATGGAATCGAGCTTGATTTCAGTTCGCGACTGGGGGTGCCTGGTGGTGCTTCCTTTTCAGGGTTGTCGCTGAGCGGATTTGGAGGCCATACGGTTCTCACTAGTTCCGATCTCAACCAGGGCAATTTTGCCAGCGATGGACAGTTGTGGGTGTTTGCGAATCCAGCGCGGAATACACCCGGCTTGGGGGACACAAACCCTGCTGCACGGGGTTTCCAAGGGGCGCTCACGGGAAGCGTCCTGGTGAACGGCGAGCAGAAAACTTTCTCGGTCGTCGTGCAGCCAGGATATACGGGAGCGGGACCCGGTTCGGTGGGACAGAGCTTGGAATCGCTCAACAAACCAGGCAATAATCCCCTGTTTGTCGCCCAACAACAGCAGCGGTTGCGTTACTTGGGTTTTGTGCGGGAAGGAGGGGCACCGATTGCAGTGGATGGGGATTTTGGTCCCAATACCAATGCCGCCCTGCGCACGTTCCAAGCAGCGTTCGTTGCAGGGATTAACACCACGCAAAGTAGCGTGGATGGAATTGTCGGGCCGAACACGGCTGGTTGGCTCAACGCCGCCAACGCCCCGACCTGGGAAGAACTGATTGATCCCGACCCGCAAGTTCCCGGCACGTTCAGCGTGAACAACATGATTGGCGACTTCGATATTTTGCCCAGTCGCGACCCGGGCACGAATCAGCGAACGGGGCTCACGCCGCAAATTGAACGGTTTGGCACAAGTTGGGCTCACACCCTGTGGAAGGCCGGTTCGGCCAGTGCCAAGACCGAAACCGGGATCACACAACTCATGAACGCCATGTCGACGGCGGATGGCTATGGCTCGGCATCGGCCCACAGTACGCACCGCGTGGGCATGGATATTGACATGCATGTCGATGTTTCCACTTGGAACTTTGGCAATGGCGTTACCAGCACAGCGGAGCAAAATGTGATCGACATTGCCGTGGAGTACATCGACTCTGGAGCCAGCGGTGGATCACAGAGCGGACGCGTGATTAGAATTATCAGCTCGAATCAGGACATCCTCGATGGAATCAATTCGCAGCGTCCGTCGACAGCGACTTGGTTCGATTCGAGTGGTGCCCATCAAAATCATTTGCACCTTGATGTTGGATCGCCCACACGTATTGCAGGATTGGCAGATCGACCGGGAGACTTCAATTTCGATGATCAGGTGGATGGCCGCGATTTTCTGGTGTGGCAGCGTGGCGGGTCGAGCAGTCCCCACAGTGGATCGGATCTTGCGCTGTGGCAAGGACATTACAATGCAAGTTTGACGGCCTCGGTTGTCACTGTTCCTGAGCCTGGGAGTGGGATGATGTTGGTGGGGCTGTGGATGCTGGCGGCGATTGGGTGGTGGAGGAAGAGGAACTCGCTCTGCTGCGCTGGGGCTCCGCATCGTGGCTAA
- the dprA gene encoding DNA-processing protein DprA, with translation METTDPHVRDQLCLSMVSGVGPLGIQRLLSHFSSAGRVLSASAGELTCVPGIGPTIAKRIAGARAEIDVDEQLRIAAENDLAILTPQSADYPALLKEIPDPPGVLFARGELKEIDGLAVAIVGTRHASRYGLKQAETLGASLASAGFTVVSGMARGIDTAAHRGALKASGRTIAVLASGVLAPYPPENKGLADEIAAKGCVMSEAAPTMPPISGMFPQRNRIISGLTLGTIVVEAADRSGALITARHATEQNRQVFAVPGQVDNRLATGTNRLIRDGARLVTSIDDVLEELGPLAHEAQREDGTTIRSPAELALNEIEMQVLQAIEKGGSLIDEITVSTQMPVQRVLATVSVLEMRGLVRKVSGNRVVRV, from the coding sequence GTGGAAACTACTGACCCCCACGTCCGTGATCAGCTTTGCCTCTCGATGGTGTCGGGGGTGGGGCCGCTAGGCATTCAACGACTGCTTTCGCATTTTAGTTCTGCTGGGCGGGTGCTATCGGCTTCTGCAGGTGAGTTGACTTGTGTTCCTGGCATTGGGCCGACCATCGCCAAGAGAATCGCTGGGGCTCGGGCTGAGATCGATGTCGATGAGCAACTGCGCATCGCTGCGGAAAATGACCTTGCGATTCTTACGCCGCAAAGCGCTGACTATCCGGCTCTGTTGAAAGAAATCCCCGATCCGCCGGGGGTGCTGTTTGCGCGGGGGGAGCTCAAGGAAATTGATGGACTGGCTGTGGCGATTGTAGGTACGCGGCATGCCAGTCGCTATGGACTGAAGCAGGCCGAGACGTTGGGAGCGAGTTTGGCTAGCGCGGGATTCACCGTGGTGAGTGGCATGGCGCGGGGGATCGACACGGCGGCCCATCGCGGGGCGCTCAAAGCGAGTGGGCGGACGATTGCGGTGCTGGCCAGTGGGGTGTTGGCCCCTTACCCTCCGGAGAACAAGGGATTGGCCGACGAGATTGCTGCTAAGGGTTGCGTGATGAGCGAAGCGGCGCCTACGATGCCGCCCATAAGCGGGATGTTTCCACAGCGGAATCGGATCATTAGTGGGCTTACCCTGGGGACGATTGTGGTGGAAGCCGCTGATAGGTCGGGGGCACTCATTACGGCCCGCCATGCCACGGAGCAGAATCGACAGGTGTTTGCCGTCCCAGGGCAAGTCGACAATCGGCTCGCGACCGGCACCAACCGGCTGATCCGTGACGGGGCCCGACTGGTGACTTCGATCGACGATGTGCTGGAAGAACTGGGGCCGCTAGCTCACGAGGCGCAGCGCGAGGATGGCACGACGATCCGCTCCCCGGCGGAGTTGGCCCTCAATGAGATCGAGATGCAGGTGTTGCAGGCCATCGAAAAGGGTGGCTCGCTTATTGATGAAATCACCGTTAGCACACAGATGCCCGTGCAGAGAGTTTTGGCGACGGTGAGCGTATTGGAGATGCGGGGTCTGGTCCGCAAAGTGAGCGGCAATCGGGTGGTGCGGGTATAA
- a CDS encoding RNA polymerase sigma factor translates to MVRQPKEQLKNNGATSEVANLSDEQLIASYQKAEDSSVFAELVSRYERELYNYLKRYLGDAVLAEDVFQTTFLQVHTKRDRFELGRKFRPWLYTIATNQAIDAQRRNRRHRRLSLDRAHSAGGEEVGSLMEVVATSDASPYDTVESGEQAEWVRNEVATLPEPLQNAVNLVYFRGMKYRDAAKIMSIPVGTVKSRLHAALKRLGESWRDLQVANHQ, encoded by the coding sequence ATGGTTAGGCAACCCAAGGAACAGTTGAAGAATAACGGTGCGACAAGCGAAGTAGCGAACCTCAGTGATGAGCAGCTAATCGCCTCGTACCAAAAAGCGGAAGATAGCTCGGTTTTTGCCGAGTTGGTCTCTCGCTACGAGCGTGAGTTGTACAATTACTTGAAGCGATATCTGGGCGACGCCGTGTTGGCCGAAGATGTGTTTCAGACAACTTTCCTCCAAGTCCATACGAAGCGAGATCGATTTGAGTTGGGGCGCAAGTTCCGCCCATGGCTCTACACGATTGCTACGAATCAGGCGATCGACGCCCAACGCCGCAATCGCAGACATCGTCGCTTGAGTCTGGATCGAGCACACAGCGCTGGAGGAGAGGAAGTCGGTTCGCTAATGGAAGTTGTCGCGACGAGCGATGCCAGCCCTTACGACACCGTGGAAAGTGGCGAGCAGGCCGAGTGGGTCCGCAACGAAGTGGCAACCTTGCCCGAACCGTTGCAGAACGCGGTCAACCTGGTCTACTTCCGAGGGATGAAATACCGTGATGCTGCCAAGATTATGTCGATACCTGTGGGAACAGTCAAAAGCCGACTCCACGCAGCGCTCAAACGACTCGGAGAGTCTTGGCGCGATTTGCAAGTCGCGAATCACCAGTAG